The following proteins come from a genomic window of Triticum aestivum cultivar Chinese Spring chromosome 6A, IWGSC CS RefSeq v2.1, whole genome shotgun sequence:
- the LOC123131420 gene encoding uncharacterized protein has translation MPKGNPDDRISSLPNGILVNILDRLDVCAAARTSVLSRRWSQLPAMLSRLTISAWDLLPSENKTSFCNAELVRTTAAAVAKDLANAAVSNAELVRRINAAAAKALADAAAVAKVVANTAVAKVTKSILARRDPGGWPIRLLSMTFYLIDDVPISVGHAVGNAMATCKVEKAEFTVLTEKGRLECTIDDLVKYGARFVSFFNECMDTFAGLTCLYLANLRFAESDFVSNILVTCKRLKHLGFLNCDTENWMAFQIEHAELSELSIVNCRFDVVKLDWVPKLTWLVFEFWMSFKEPPLSFGYVPLLNVLSVSNVALSWHEMVELSTFLHETSVRDLSLGFKCEKIWVQPECLTRWLASVFHQLRIVNLVDIPEGHDLTWTMFILEAAPSLEEFYMTVMDHPCDMQMDQEKRKTKSYSEHKGVEWESPASNFKHHRLTKLIIFCFQVSHVRRVLKAAVNLGDVYLYDRLTCSKCRGVEPLNPIRFPETSKHRCWVEKQIRRGIESLARIHFLTTAKIREDHVSRIV, from the exons ATGCCGAAAGGCAATCCAGATGATAGGATCAGCAGCTTGCCCAATGGCATCCTTGTCAACATTCTCGACCGACTCGATGTCTGTGCCGCTGCCAGAACCAGTGTCCTCTCGAGACGGTGGAGTCAGCTTCCTGCCATGCTCTCACGGCTTACAATCAGTGCTTGGGACCTCCTGCCTTcagaaaataaaaccagcttttgcAATGCTGAATTGGTTCGGACGACCGCTGCAGCTGTGGCCAAAGATTTGGCCAATGCAGCAGTGTCCAATGCTGAATTGGTTCGGAGGATCAATGCAGCTGCGGCCAAAGCCTTGGCCGATGCAGCAGCTGTAGCCAAAGTTGTGGCCAATACAGCTGTGGCCAAAGTGACAAAGAGCATACTGGCACGCAGGGATCCGGGTGGATGGCCCATTCGTCTCTTGAGCATGACGTTCTACTTGATAGACGATGTCCCCATATCAGTCGGGCATGCTGTTGGCAATGCCATGGCAACATGCAAGGTTGAGAAGGCCGAATTCACTGTTCTGACAGAGAAGGGACGCTTAGAGTGCACCATTGACGATTTGGTGAAATACGGGGCACGGTTCGTGTCATTTTTTAATGAGTGTATGGATACATTTGCTGGTCTCACGTGCCTCTACCTGGCGAATTTGAGATTTGCTGAATCGGACTTCGTCTCCAACATCCTCGTCACTTGCAAGCGATTAAAACACTTAGGTTTTCTCAATTGTGACACAGAGAATTGGATGGCGTTCCAAATTGAACACGCAGAACTCAGTGAGCTCAGTATTGTCAATTGCCGTTTTGACGTGGTCAAACTCGACTGGGTTCCGAAGCTCACTTGGTTGGTGTTTGAGTTTTGGATGTCTTTCAAAGAACCACCACTGTCATTTGGCTATGTCCCATTGCTCAATGTTCTGAGTGTTTCAAATGTTGCTCTTAGTTGGCATGAAATGGTCGAGTTAAGTACATTTCTTCATGAGACCTCTGTTCGAGACCTGAGCTTGGGGTTTAAATGCGAAAAG ATTTGGGTTCAACCAGAGTGTCTGACCAGATGGCTGGCATCTGTGTTTCACCAACTAAGGATTGTCAATCTTGTTGACATTCCTGAAGGGCATGATCTCACCTGGACAATGTTCATTCTGGAAGCGGCGCCTTCCCTGGAGGAGTTCTACATGACG GTAATGGATCATCCTTGTGACATGCAAATGGATCaggagaagaggaagacgaagtCGTATAGCGAGCACAAGGGTGTTGAGTGGGAATCGCCTGCATCGAATTTCAAGCACCACCGTCTGACCAAACTAATCATCTTCTGTTTTCAAGTGAGTCATGTCAGGCGTGTCTTGAAAGCGGCGGTGAATCTAGGGGATGTGTACCTGTATGATAGACTGACATGCAGCAAGTGCCGAGGCGTGGAACCTCTAAATCCGATAAGGTTCCCGGAGACAAGTAAGCACAGGTGTTGGGTGGAGAAGCAAATCAGAAGGGGTATCGAATCACTTGCCAGAATCCACTTCCTGACTACTGCTAAAATAAGGGAGGATCATGTTTCAAGGATAGTGTAG